A DNA window from Vicinamibacterales bacterium contains the following coding sequences:
- the tuf gene encoding elongation factor Tu (EF-Tu; promotes GTP-dependent binding of aminoacyl-tRNA to the A-site of ribosomes during protein biosynthesis; when the tRNA anticodon matches the mRNA codon, GTP hydrolysis results; the inactive EF-Tu-GDP leaves the ribosome and release of GDP is promoted by elongation factor Ts; many prokaryotes have two copies of the gene encoding EF-Tu), translated as PEGVEMVMPGDSTSIRAELITPVAIEKGSKFAIREGGRTVGAGTVTEILE; from the coding sequence GCCGGAGGGCGTGGAGATGGTGATGCCGGGCGACAGCACGAGCATCCGGGCGGAACTGATCACGCCGGTCGCGATCGAGAAGGGCTCGAAGTTCGCCATCCGCGAAGGCGGACGCACGGTGGGCGCGGGCACGGTGACGGAAATCCTGGAATAG